One genomic window of Methanosalsum zhilinae DSM 4017 includes the following:
- a CDS encoding ABC transporter permease produces MIRNIVSFIRNRNIEIASLIGAIVLWQFIADVIVQRKLFLPSFTDVVSSFLRVVETGVLFTDIQVSLLHFGIGIGSAFFIGIPVGVLMGWFNTGNRIMDPIVEILRPIPPLAWIPFALIWLGLTHTAAGFVVFVGAVFPIVINTYTGFKGVSRIYVEAAKVLGCTRDRDLIRHVAFPSAMPSITAGIRIGMGVGWMCLVAAELFGVSRFGLGYKIWFHYSLHQMDFVLTYMLLLGMIGLLIDKGFRRIVDVYLLKWRRGVVV; encoded by the coding sequence ATGATCAGGAATATAGTATCATTTATAAGAAATAGGAATATAGAAATTGCTTCCCTTATAGGTGCAATTGTTCTCTGGCAATTTATTGCAGATGTAATCGTTCAGAGAAAACTATTCCTTCCAAGTTTCACTGATGTGGTATCTTCTTTTTTAAGAGTTGTTGAAACCGGTGTACTGTTCACTGATATTCAGGTCAGTCTGCTACATTTTGGAATCGGTATAGGTTCTGCGTTTTTCATAGGAATTCCAGTAGGTGTTCTCATGGGCTGGTTCAATACAGGAAACCGTATAATGGACCCAATTGTTGAAATATTGCGTCCCATCCCTCCACTTGCATGGATCCCTTTTGCACTGATATGGCTCGGCCTGACTCATACCGCAGCTGGATTTGTGGTTTTTGTTGGTGCAGTTTTTCCGATTGTGATAAATACGTATACAGGCTTTAAGGGTGTTTCAAGAATCTATGTGGAAGCTGCAAAGGTACTGGGCTGTACACGTGACCGTGATCTCATAAGGCATGTAGCTTTTCCTTCAGCAATGCCTTCGATCACTGCCGGAATAAGGATCGGTATGGGTGTTGGATGGATGTGTCTGGTGGCTGCAGAACTATTTGGAGTAAGCAGGTTTGGACTGGGTTATAAAATATGGTTCCATTATTCCCTTCACCAGATGGATTTTGTACTCACCTACATGCTCCTGCTTGGAATGATCGGTCTGTTGATAGATAAAGGATTCAGACGTATAGTGGATGTCTATCTTCTCAAATGGCGCAGGGGAGTTGTAGTATAA
- a CDS encoding ABC transporter ATP-binding protein: MGMLEIKVSKVFEKDKDSTMALKDINLTVKDGEFVCLIGPSGCGKTTLLRLVAGLEPPTSGDIILDGKRIMGPDPKKGMVFQEYSLFPWRNVIRNVSFGLEMQGMAKDESEKIAEKYIRMVGLEQFKYSYPHELSGGMRQRVAIARALANNPKILLMDEPFGALDAQTRNELQIELLDVWKEENITILFVTHSVDEAVFLADRIAVMTSRPGEIKEIIDVDISRPRERTSPEANRIRNRILRLLEEERKSTKNE; this comes from the coding sequence ATGGGCATGCTTGAGATAAAAGTATCAAAAGTATTTGAAAAAGATAAGGATTCCACAATGGCCCTCAAGGATATCAATCTCACAGTAAAGGATGGTGAGTTTGTATGCCTTATCGGTCCATCAGGCTGTGGCAAAACAACACTCTTAAGGCTGGTTGCCGGACTTGAGCCACCTACAAGTGGTGACATCATACTGGATGGGAAAAGGATCATGGGTCCGGATCCCAAAAAAGGTATGGTGTTCCAGGAATACTCACTTTTCCCGTGGAGAAATGTTATCCGGAACGTTTCCTTTGGACTTGAAATGCAGGGTATGGCGAAAGATGAGTCTGAAAAAATAGCAGAAAAATATATCAGGATGGTTGGTCTTGAGCAATTCAAATACAGCTATCCCCATGAACTATCCGGAGGGATGCGTCAGAGAGTTGCGATTGCCAGAGCACTTGCTAATAATCCCAAAATTCTTCTCATGGATGAGCCTTTTGGAGCTCTGGATGCCCAGACCCGAAATGAACTTCAGATTGAACTTCTTGATGTCTGGAAGGAAGAAAATATCACAATACTGTTTGTAACACACAGTGTGGATGAGGCTGTATTTCTGGCAGACCGGATAGCAGTGATGACCTCACGTCCAGGAGAAATTAAAGAGATAATTGATGTGGATATTTCCCGTCCCCGTGAAAGAACAAGCCCGGAAGCAAACCGAATAAGGAACAGGATTCTCAGGTTACTGGAAGAGGAAAGAAAAAGTACAAAAAATGAGTGA
- a CDS encoding prenyltransferase/squalene oxidase repeat-containing protein: MNTDFAKILIDYIEKRGPNGIKELSRVVSAYCLWKEIIPQEIIDKHVLDLIIDSSRCYESIRDIARACSALIDAGIVYNSLIKRLEEGQSEGSWNCDVYDTSYALIALADAGVYNKEGCVWLMNNFSSEWKHTGTVSLIVTALSKQAQLGEHEKYSRFIDDHSKWILSQRNESGGWKYLATSNIALQALIYSGHCNELQSSIQWLENQICKSNIDQDKMSTTTAALIMISTGIYIRCIKDTNEPE; the protein is encoded by the coding sequence ATGAACACTGACTTTGCAAAAATACTGATTGATTATATTGAAAAGAGAGGTCCAAACGGAATAAAAGAATTATCCCGTGTGGTTTCAGCTTACTGTCTGTGGAAAGAAATAATTCCACAGGAGATTATAGACAAACATGTTTTAGATCTGATTATAGATAGCAGCAGATGTTATGAGTCTATCAGGGATATTGCACGTGCCTGTTCTGCACTTATTGATGCAGGGATAGTATACAATTCACTGATAAAACGTCTGGAAGAGGGACAATCAGAAGGTTCATGGAATTGTGATGTTTATGATACATCATATGCACTTATTGCCCTTGCAGATGCAGGAGTGTACAACAAGGAAGGCTGTGTTTGGCTTATGAATAATTTCAGCAGTGAATGGAAGCATACCGGAACTGTGTCACTGATTGTTACAGCACTTTCAAAACAGGCGCAACTGGGTGAACATGAAAAATATAGCAGGTTCATAGATGATCATTCGAAATGGATATTAAGCCAGCGCAACGAAAGTGGAGGATGGAAATATCTTGCTACCAGCAACATTGCTTTACAGGCACTGATATATTCCGGACACTGTAATGAACTTCAATCATCAATACAGTGGCTGGAAAATCAAATTTGCAAAAGTAATATCGATCAGGATAAAATGTCAACAACAACGGCTGCACTGATCATGATATCTACCGGCATCTATATCAGATGCATAAAGGATACAAACGAACCTGAATAA